The following are encoded in a window of Thermoanaerobacter ethanolicus JW 200 genomic DNA:
- the mglC gene encoding galactose/methyl galactoside ABC transporter permease MglC, translating into MNNKIKTYLSQYAIYFVLLLLIIVIAIKDPSFISVRVFRDILVQSSTRIIIALGASLAILIGGADLSAGRLVGLAAVLSASLLQDPNYSARFFPHLPQLPLLVPLLITAIVGLLFGLLNGFVVSRFNVPPFIATLGTMVIAYGADNIYFSLPPNNSQPIAGLRKDFLELGTGGFLGIPYVVIIAVIITIIMWIIMNKTSFGKNLYAIGGNREAAVVSGVDVKKHILWLFAIAGTLYAIAGALEAARTGGATSEYGTMYELDAIAACVVGGWSVSGGVGTVPGVIVGVLLFTVINYGLTFIGMNPYWQLIIKGAIIVSAVAVDIRKYLTKK; encoded by the coding sequence ATGAACAACAAAATTAAAACGTATTTAAGTCAATATGCAATATATTTTGTATTACTATTATTAATTATAGTTATTGCTATTAAGGATCCTTCTTTTATATCGGTAAGAGTTTTTAGAGATATTCTCGTTCAAAGTTCTACGAGGATTATTATTGCGTTGGGAGCTTCTCTTGCTATTTTGATAGGAGGTGCAGATCTTTCTGCAGGGCGTTTAGTCGGACTTGCAGCAGTACTTTCTGCATCACTTTTGCAAGACCCAAATTACTCAGCAAGATTTTTTCCACATTTACCACAACTTCCATTGTTAGTTCCGCTTTTAATAACTGCTATAGTTGGGTTGCTATTTGGACTGTTAAATGGATTTGTTGTGTCAAGATTTAATGTACCTCCTTTTATTGCAACTTTAGGTACTATGGTTATTGCTTATGGAGCAGATAATATTTATTTTAGCTTACCTCCTAATAATTCACAGCCAATTGCTGGTCTTAGAAAAGATTTTCTTGAATTAGGTACAGGAGGATTTCTTGGGATTCCATATGTTGTTATTATTGCTGTTATTATTACCATAATTATGTGGATAATTATGAATAAAACAAGTTTTGGTAAAAATTTATATGCAATTGGTGGAAATAGAGAGGCGGCAGTTGTATCAGGTGTTGATGTAAAGAAACATATTTTATGGCTATTTGCTATCGCAGGGACTTTATACGCTATTGCTGGTGCACTTGAAGCTGCAAGAACAGGAGGAGCAACTAGTGAATATGGAACTATGTATGAATTAGACGCAATAGCTGCCTGTGTTGTTGGTGGATGGTCAGTATCAGGAGGGGTTGGAACAGTCCCGGGCGTCATAGTTGGTGTTCTTTTGTTTACTGTTATTAATTACGGCTTAACATTTATTGGAATGAATCCTTATTGGCAATTAATAATCAAGGGAGCTATTATTGTATCAGCTGTTGCTGTTGATATTAGAAAATATTTAACTAAAAAATAA
- a CDS encoding galactose ABC transporter substrate-binding protein, with protein MRKLLTYVALLMFVISIVLTGCGNSSNTTSTSNSQQNAGSSTSSNTNNKKLPVIGVAIYKFDDTFMTSVRNAMNEDAQGKAQLNMVDSQNSQPTQNNQIDLFITKHVDALAINPVDRTAAGTIISKAKAANIPVVFFNREPLPQDMQSWDKVYYVGAKAEQSGILQGQIMADYWKSHPEADKNHDGVMEYVMLMGQPGHQDAILRTKYSIQTVEEAGIKVKCLAQDYANWDRVTAHDKMAAWLSAYGDKIEAVFANNDDMALGAIQALKEAGYFKNGKYIPVVGVDATVPGVQALKDGTLLGTVLNDAKNQAKATFNIAYVLAQGQTPTKENIGYDITDGKYVWIPYKKITKDNINDALQ; from the coding sequence ATGAGAAAACTATTAACTTATGTTGCCTTGCTTATGTTTGTTATTTCAATAGTACTTACTGGATGTGGTAATTCCAGTAATACTACATCAACTAGTAATTCTCAGCAAAATGCGGGAAGCAGTACAAGCAGTAATACCAACAACAAAAAATTACCTGTTATAGGTGTAGCAATTTACAAATTTGATGATACTTTTATGACAAGTGTAAGAAATGCTATGAATGAAGATGCGCAAGGTAAAGCTCAGCTTAATATGGTAGATAGTCAAAATTCACAGCCTACTCAAAATAATCAAATCGATCTTTTTATAACTAAACATGTAGATGCACTTGCAATTAATCCAGTTGATAGAACTGCTGCAGGTACTATTATTAGCAAAGCTAAAGCAGCAAATATTCCAGTTGTGTTTTTCAATAGAGAGCCATTACCACAAGATATGCAATCTTGGGATAAAGTTTACTATGTAGGAGCTAAAGCAGAGCAATCTGGTATTTTGCAAGGGCAAATAATGGCAGATTATTGGAAATCACATCCAGAAGCTGATAAGAATCATGATGGTGTTATGGAGTATGTTATGCTGATGGGACAACCAGGGCATCAAGATGCTATACTTCGAACAAAATATTCTATACAGACTGTCGAAGAAGCAGGTATTAAAGTTAAATGCCTTGCACAAGATTATGCAAATTGGGATAGAGTAACAGCACATGACAAGATGGCTGCTTGGTTATCTGCATATGGAGACAAGATTGAAGCAGTATTTGCTAATAATGATGATATGGCGCTTGGTGCTATTCAAGCACTGAAAGAAGCAGGCTATTTCAAAAATGGTAAATATATTCCTGTAGTTGGAGTAGATGCAACAGTTCCAGGAGTGCAAGCTCTTAAAGATGGTACATTGTTAGGTACAGTTCTAAATGATGCTAAAAATCAAGCTAAAGCTACATTTAATATTGCTTACGTTCTTGCACAAGGGCAAACACCGACTAAAGAGAATATCGGTTACGATATTACTGATGGCAAATATGTATGGATTCCTTATAAGAAAATCACAAAGGATAATATTAATGATGCTCTACAATAA
- a CDS encoding TTE1925 family mutarotase: MAIKIDKINFLGWENSIKLSNGIIDVVATTDIGPRIVRFGFENDVNEFNLDPKTIGLKGGDEYRYYGGHRLWHSPEDRKRTYVPDNDEIDWHEIENGVRLIQKPEKWVNTQKQIDIILNPDESRVRLIHRITNLGAWPIELSAWTITVLNTEGIEIIPQPNKDTDLLPNRQIVLWPYSKMNDKRVYWGEKYIALKQDPNNREPFKLGINNQEGWAAYARGGHLFVKRYYPQQDVTYPDFGVSFETYTNDWMLEIETLSPFTKLQPGETVEHVEEWELYNNVNVKDIDEGAFDEVVEKYCRK; encoded by the coding sequence ATGGCAATAAAAATTGACAAAATAAACTTTTTAGGGTGGGAAAATAGTATAAAGCTGTCCAATGGCATTATTGATGTTGTGGCTACAACTGATATAGGCCCAAGAATTGTAAGGTTTGGATTTGAAAATGATGTAAACGAATTTAATTTGGACCCTAAAACTATTGGCTTAAAAGGAGGTGACGAATACAGATATTATGGCGGCCATAGACTGTGGCATAGCCCTGAAGACAGAAAGAGGACATATGTACCAGATAATGATGAAATTGATTGGCATGAAATAGAAAATGGTGTGAGACTTATTCAAAAGCCAGAAAAATGGGTTAACACACAAAAGCAAATCGATATAATCTTAAATCCTGATGAGAGTAGAGTAAGGCTTATACACAGGATAACCAATCTTGGAGCATGGCCTATTGAGCTTTCAGCATGGACAATAACAGTATTAAACACAGAAGGAATTGAAATAATTCCTCAGCCAAATAAAGACACAGATTTACTTCCAAATAGGCAAATTGTACTCTGGCCTTATTCTAAAATGAATGATAAAAGGGTGTATTGGGGAGAAAAATATATTGCACTGAAACAAGATCCTAATAACAGAGAACCTTTTAAGTTAGGAATTAACAATCAAGAAGGCTGGGCAGCTTACGCAAGAGGAGGACATCTTTTTGTAAAAAGATATTATCCACAACAAGATGTAACATATCCTGACTTTGGAGTATCTTTTGAAACCTATACAAACGATTGGATGCTTGAAATAGAAACGTTAAGTCCGTTTACAAAATTACAGCCTGGTGAAACTGTTGAGCATGTTGAAGAATGGGAGCTTTACAATAATGTAAATGTAAAAGATATAGATGAAGGTGCTTTTGATGAGGTTGTAGAAAAATATTGCAGGAAGTAA
- the galR gene encoding transcriptional regulator GalR — protein MENLIPVSYKLLKGMNESVILNIIRKMGPISRADIAKETNLTPPTVTNIVNKLIAENIVMEYKVGESNGGRPPVLIKLNPDFMSIIVIHISTYNLHQYTLDAELKTKKKEKNSIRGLKQEEVLELLTSVLDKAIKESPQNVSGIGIVVRGPVKMKEGISVFAPNIGWRNVPLKSIVEEKFGVPTYVINDVRAMALGEFHMGKAKDVENMIFLKVGYGIGSAILINGRIYTGASDGAGEIGHTTIDVAGPQCSCGNYGCFEALASEKALVNLVVKSIKEGMDSIVYQMAEGMLDSVTPEMIYKAAKLNDKLAVNALKTIGRYLGIGIANTINTFNPELILIGGGIVQARELIEDIIIESAKKRTFENSFSSCRIAFAELGDDATLIGAANMVMDEVL, from the coding sequence ATGGAAAACTTAATACCAGTCAGCTACAAATTGTTAAAAGGAATGAACGAATCAGTTATATTAAATATCATAAGAAAAATGGGACCTATTTCAAGAGCGGATATTGCCAAAGAGACAAATTTAACGCCACCGACTGTGACTAATATTGTAAACAAACTCATTGCTGAAAATATTGTAATGGAGTACAAAGTTGGCGAATCAAATGGTGGAAGGCCTCCTGTACTTATCAAATTAAATCCTGATTTTATGAGTATTATTGTCATTCATATAAGCACCTACAACTTACATCAATATACTCTTGATGCAGAACTTAAAACAAAAAAGAAAGAGAAGAATTCTATTAGAGGTTTAAAGCAAGAAGAAGTTTTAGAATTGTTGACATCTGTTCTTGATAAAGCAATAAAAGAATCTCCACAAAATGTATCGGGGATAGGAATTGTAGTTAGAGGACCTGTAAAAATGAAAGAAGGTATATCTGTATTTGCACCTAATATTGGGTGGAGAAATGTTCCTTTAAAATCAATTGTAGAAGAAAAATTTGGTGTACCTACCTATGTTATAAATGACGTGCGAGCTATGGCTTTAGGAGAATTTCACATGGGCAAAGCAAAAGATGTTGAAAATATGATATTTTTAAAGGTTGGCTATGGAATAGGTTCAGCAATACTTATAAATGGCAGGATATATACTGGAGCCAGTGACGGTGCGGGTGAAATAGGGCATACAACTATTGATGTAGCAGGGCCACAATGTAGTTGCGGCAATTACGGTTGCTTTGAAGCGTTGGCTTCAGAAAAAGCCTTAGTGAATTTAGTTGTTAAATCTATTAAAGAGGGTATGGATTCTATTGTGTATCAAATGGCAGAAGGGATGTTAGACAGTGTTACTCCTGAGATGATATACAAGGCAGCAAAACTAAACGATAAATTAGCAGTCAATGCTTTAAAAACTATAGGAAGATATTTAGGAATAGGTATAGCCAATACAATAAATACATTTAACCCAGAGCTCATTTTGATAGGGGGAGGGATTGTGCAGGCACGTGAGCTTATTGAAGATATCATCATAGAAAGTGCTAAAAAGCGCACTTTTGAGAATTCATTTTCTTCCTGCAGAATAGCTTTTGCTGAATTAGGTGATGATGCTACACTCATCGGTGCTGCCAATATGGTCATGGATGAAGTATTGTAA
- the galE gene encoding UDP-glucose 4-epimerase GalE, with protein sequence MAVLVCGGAGYIGSHTVAALLRRNEEVVVVDNLVTGHKESVLGGKLYIGDLRDEAFLDKVFTENEIEAVIDFAAFSLVGESVEEPFKYYENNVCGTLSLLKAMKKHNVNKIVFSSTAATYGEPERIPIEEEDRTNPTSPYGETKLAVEKMLKWADSAYGIKYVALRYFNVAGAIETGEIGEDHSPETHLIPIILQVALGKREKIMIYGDDYPTKDGTCIRDYIHVMDLADAHILALYKLRKDHNSAIYNLGNGEGFSVKEVIEVARKVTGHPIPAEVAGRRPGDPAVLVASSKKAIEELGWVPKHPSLEEIIESAWMWHKNHPNGFKRG encoded by the coding sequence ATGGCGGTTTTAGTATGTGGTGGTGCAGGTTATATTGGAAGCCACACAGTTGCAGCACTTTTAAGGAGAAATGAAGAAGTTGTCGTTGTAGATAACCTCGTCACAGGACATAAAGAATCTGTTTTGGGAGGGAAATTGTATATAGGAGATTTAAGGGATGAAGCTTTTTTAGACAAGGTATTTACAGAAAATGAAATTGAAGCGGTGATTGATTTTGCAGCTTTTTCACTTGTAGGAGAAAGTGTAGAGGAGCCATTTAAATATTATGAAAACAACGTATGCGGGACATTGAGCCTTTTAAAAGCGATGAAGAAACACAATGTCAACAAAATCGTGTTTTCTTCAACAGCTGCAACATATGGAGAACCAGAAAGAATTCCAATAGAAGAGGAAGATAGAACTAATCCCACCAGCCCTTATGGTGAGACAAAGCTTGCCGTTGAAAAGATGTTAAAATGGGCAGACAGTGCTTATGGAATCAAATACGTCGCTTTGCGATATTTTAACGTTGCAGGGGCTATTGAAACAGGCGAGATTGGAGAGGACCATTCTCCTGAGACGCACCTTATACCGATTATACTTCAGGTTGCACTTGGGAAAAGAGAAAAGATAATGATTTATGGTGATGATTATCCTACTAAAGATGGGACATGTATAAGAGATTATATTCACGTGATGGATTTAGCAGATGCACATATACTTGCGCTTTATAAATTGAGAAAAGACCATAATAGCGCAATTTATAACCTGGGAAATGGAGAAGGTTTTAGTGTAAAGGAAGTGATAGAAGTTGCAAGAAAAGTGACAGGACATCCTATTCCAGCAGAAGTTGCTGGGCGCCGTCCGGGAGACCCTGCAGTACTTGTGGCATCTTCCAAAAAGGCAATAGAAGAGTTAGGTTGGGTGCCAAAACATCCATCTTTAGAAGAAATAATTGAAAGTGCTTGGATGTGGCACAAAAATCATCCAAATGGCTTTAAGAGAGGGTAA
- a CDS encoding galactokinase has translation MKTAVIEALEKFYGKNDAEIRLFYSPGRVNLIGEHTDYNGGYVFPCALDFGTYAAIRKRNDKKVFMASLNFDLKVEVDLDALNFDKSHDWANYPKGVLKVLQDEGYDFSGFEIVFEGNIPNGAGLSSSASIELVTAVAVNEVFNLNIDRIKLVKLCQKAENTFVGVNCGIMDQFAVGMGKKDHAILLKSDTLEYSYVPLKLEGYKILITNTNKRRGLLDSKYNERRSECEKALSYLQEALPVKNLSEITIEQFEEYKDLIPDEVLRKRAKHVITENKRVLDAVKALNDKDLIKFGELMIESHNSLRDDYEVTGKELDTLVEEALKLKGVIGSRMTGAGFGGCTVSIVKEDAVEEFIKVVTHNYTQKIGYRPTVYITGIGEGAGEIKY, from the coding sequence ATGAAAACGGCTGTAATTGAAGCACTTGAAAAATTCTACGGTAAAAATGATGCTGAAATAAGGCTTTTCTATTCTCCGGGACGAGTAAATCTAATAGGAGAGCATACAGATTACAATGGAGGCTATGTATTTCCTTGTGCCCTTGACTTTGGAACATATGCTGCGATTAGAAAAAGAAATGACAAAAAAGTCTTCATGGCTTCTTTAAATTTCGATTTAAAGGTGGAAGTAGACCTTGATGCACTCAATTTTGATAAAAGCCATGATTGGGCCAACTACCCGAAAGGGGTTTTAAAAGTGCTACAGGATGAGGGGTATGACTTTTCTGGATTTGAAATTGTGTTTGAAGGCAACATTCCAAATGGTGCTGGACTTTCCTCATCTGCTTCAATAGAGCTGGTTACTGCTGTTGCAGTGAATGAAGTTTTCAATTTAAATATTGACAGAATAAAATTGGTGAAATTGTGTCAAAAAGCAGAAAATACTTTTGTTGGGGTAAATTGTGGCATAATGGACCAATTTGCTGTTGGAATGGGTAAAAAAGACCATGCTATTTTATTAAAAAGCGATACATTAGAGTATTCATACGTGCCTTTGAAGTTAGAAGGTTATAAAATTTTGATAACAAATACAAATAAAAGGAGAGGGCTCTTGGATTCAAAATACAATGAAAGAAGAAGTGAATGTGAAAAGGCCCTTTCATATCTTCAAGAAGCTTTGCCTGTAAAAAATCTATCTGAAATTACAATTGAACAATTTGAAGAATACAAAGATTTGATACCTGACGAAGTGCTTAGAAAAAGGGCAAAGCATGTTATAACTGAAAATAAAAGAGTTTTAGATGCAGTAAAAGCACTTAATGATAAAGACTTAATCAAATTTGGAGAATTAATGATTGAATCTCATAATTCTTTGAGAGATGATTACGAAGTTACAGGGAAAGAACTGGACACTTTGGTAGAAGAAGCGCTAAAATTAAAGGGAGTAATAGGTTCCCGTATGACTGGAGCAGGCTTTGGTGGCTGCACTGTAAGCATTGTAAAAGAAGATGCAGTAGAGGAATTTATAAAAGTGGTTACTCACAATTACACTCAAAAAATAGGCTACAGGCCAACAGTCTATATAACGGGAATAGGTGAAGGAGCAGGAGAAATTAAATACTGA
- the galT gene encoding UDP-glucose--hexose-1-phosphate uridylyltransferase: protein MDSREVALHIERLIKFALKKGLIEELDVIPSRNALMDLFKIEKPYEGEVSEEELESPSPILNKLLDYAVEIGLIEDTVTYRDLMDARIMGLLMPRESEVVKKFNTIASEKGIEKATEYFYELSKASNYIRMDKTSQNLYWRTPTEYGALEITINLSKPEKDPKEIEAAKKIPQSGYPKCLLCIENVGFAGNLNHPARQNLRIIPVKVAGEQWYFQYSPYVYYNEHCILLHESHIPMKISEKTFVRLFDFIEQFPHYFMGSNADLPIVGGSILSHEHFQGGRHVFPMEEASIEEYFIHPQYPNIKAGIVKWPMSAIRLSSKDKDKLIELSSHILNTWKDYSDESCDILAYTKKNRELVPHNTITPIARINKEGKFEIDLVLRNNRTTDEYPYGIFHPHEELHHIKKENIGLIEVMGLAVLPGRLKFELEEIIKFLIGEEKFNPDLYGEGSPLYKHIPWIKELLLKYGTNCTREEAESYIKQEVGNKFLKVLLDAGVFKRDEKGKKAFERFMKTVGFEKIDMKGDLK, encoded by the coding sequence ATGGATTCCAGAGAGGTAGCATTACACATCGAGCGGCTTATAAAGTTTGCACTTAAAAAAGGCTTGATAGAGGAATTAGATGTGATTCCAAGCCGCAATGCACTTATGGATTTATTTAAAATAGAAAAACCTTATGAAGGTGAGGTTTCTGAGGAGGAATTAGAAAGCCCTTCTCCTATTTTAAACAAATTATTGGACTATGCGGTGGAGATAGGCCTTATTGAGGATACTGTTACCTATAGAGATTTAATGGATGCAAGAATTATGGGGCTTTTAATGCCAAGAGAATCAGAAGTTGTAAAAAAGTTTAATACCATTGCCTCTGAAAAGGGGATTGAAAAAGCCACTGAGTATTTTTATGAGCTTTCTAAAGCTTCTAACTATATTCGCATGGATAAAACTTCACAAAATCTATACTGGCGCACTCCCACTGAATATGGGGCTTTGGAGATTACAATAAATCTTTCAAAGCCGGAAAAAGATCCAAAAGAAATTGAGGCGGCAAAGAAAATTCCTCAGTCAGGATATCCAAAGTGCCTTTTGTGCATTGAAAATGTAGGTTTTGCGGGAAATTTAAATCATCCAGCAAGGCAAAACTTAAGAATAATCCCGGTAAAAGTTGCGGGAGAGCAATGGTATTTCCAGTATTCACCTTATGTATATTACAATGAGCACTGCATTTTGCTCCATGAATCCCATATTCCAATGAAAATATCAGAAAAAACTTTTGTGAGGCTTTTTGATTTTATTGAGCAATTCCCCCATTATTTTATGGGCTCCAATGCAGATTTGCCAATTGTGGGAGGCTCGATTTTATCCCATGAACATTTTCAAGGGGGAAGGCACGTTTTTCCAATGGAAGAGGCTTCTATAGAAGAATACTTTATACATCCTCAATATCCTAACATTAAAGCAGGAATAGTCAAATGGCCTATGTCTGCAATTCGCCTTTCAAGTAAAGACAAGGATAAACTAATAGAGCTTTCTTCACATATATTGAATACTTGGAAGGACTATAGTGATGAATCCTGTGACATATTGGCATATACTAAAAAGAATAGGGAACTCGTTCCTCACAATACGATTACACCAATTGCGAGGATTAATAAAGAGGGGAAATTTGAAATTGACCTTGTCCTTCGGAATAATAGGACAACAGATGAATACCCCTATGGAATTTTCCATCCTCATGAGGAACTTCACCATATAAAAAAAGAAAACATTGGACTTATAGAAGTTATGGGATTAGCAGTTTTGCCAGGAAGGCTGAAATTTGAGCTGGAGGAAATTATTAAGTTTTTAATAGGGGAAGAAAAATTTAATCCAGACTTGTATGGTGAAGGCAGTCCTTTATACAAACATATTCCATGGATTAAAGAATTGCTTCTAAAATATGGTACTAACTGCACTAGGGAAGAAGCCGAAAGCTATATAAAACAGGAGGTTGGAAACAAATTTTTGAAGGTTCTTTTAGATGCAGGAGTTTTTAAAAGAGATGAAAAAGGGAAAAAAGCCTTTGAAAGATTTATGAAAACAGTAGGCTTTGAAAAAATAGATATGAAAGGAGACCTTAAATGA
- a CDS encoding ISLre2-like element ISTet1 family transposase: MKGVSLVKKIKFEDIILQNACNYINNVIEIFKKLLEEGMDITELSLKVREMVDKLGIETMVAIIEELDKIIKEDKRRKEKWVVEREDEKTLITTVGEIKYKRTYYKSKEDGRYTYLTDDALGIGRHERIEEGVKVKIVEKATEESYEKSSKEASPVELSRQTVLNAIREIGEVEIKKEVEEKKEIKVLYIEADEDHVSLQDGGKEMPRLVYIHEGKETKNGRSELKNVHYKAYVGQKPEDIWIDVANYINDNYKEEKIEKIYIAGDGARWIKEGIEWIPKSRFVLDRYHLNKYILMATSKEPRYRDRIWRAINEGNEKELKEAFNELSKIAQTEQEKKKIREVKKYILNNWEGIKIYKEDEDAIGCSAEGHISHVFSDRLSRNPLGWSREGLKLMAKLRVFKKNGGNLREVEWRKKRKNNNEGYKLTKKQIKEAVKRAKTYTKEQINNITVLNMGKVTPIYRILKAIKYERVI, encoded by the coding sequence ATGAAAGGGGTGTCTCTTGTGAAAAAAATTAAGTTTGAAGATATTATACTACAAAATGCATGTAATTACATCAATAATGTGATAGAAATTTTTAAAAAGTTATTAGAAGAAGGGATGGATATAACAGAACTTTCATTAAAAGTTAGAGAAATGGTAGACAAATTAGGTATAGAAACAATGGTAGCAATTATAGAAGAATTAGATAAGATAATAAAAGAAGACAAGAGAAGGAAAGAGAAATGGGTAGTAGAAAGGGAAGATGAAAAGACTTTAATAACGACAGTAGGAGAAATAAAATATAAAAGGACATATTACAAATCAAAAGAAGATGGGAGATACACCTACTTAACAGATGACGCATTAGGGATAGGTAGGCATGAGAGGATAGAAGAAGGAGTAAAAGTAAAGATAGTAGAAAAAGCGACAGAAGAATCCTATGAAAAAAGCAGTAAAGAAGCAAGCCCAGTAGAATTAAGTAGACAGACAGTATTAAATGCAATAAGAGAGATAGGAGAAGTAGAAATAAAAAAAGAAGTAGAAGAAAAGAAAGAAATAAAAGTATTATACATAGAAGCAGATGAAGACCACGTATCCTTACAAGACGGGGGAAAAGAAATGCCACGACTTGTATACATACATGAAGGCAAAGAGACAAAGAACGGTAGGTCTGAGCTAAAGAATGTCCATTACAAAGCATATGTAGGACAAAAGCCAGAAGACATATGGATAGACGTAGCAAATTACATAAATGACAATTACAAAGAAGAAAAAATAGAGAAGATATACATAGCAGGTGATGGAGCAAGATGGATAAAAGAAGGGATAGAGTGGATACCAAAATCAAGATTTGTATTAGACAGGTATCATTTAAACAAATACATACTCATGGCAACATCGAAAGAGCCAAGATATAGAGATAGGATATGGAGAGCAATAAATGAAGGGAATGAAAAAGAATTAAAAGAAGCATTTAATGAACTATCAAAAATAGCACAAACAGAGCAAGAGAAGAAGAAAATAAGGGAAGTAAAGAAATACATATTAAACAACTGGGAAGGGATAAAAATATACAAAGAAGATGAGGATGCAATAGGGTGCAGTGCAGAAGGGCATATAAGCCATGTATTTTCAGACAGGTTAAGCAGGAACCCATTAGGATGGAGTAGAGAAGGATTAAAGCTAATGGCGAAATTAAGAGTATTTAAGAAAAATGGAGGCAATTTAAGAGAAGTAGAATGGCGTAAAAAGCGCAAAAACAACAATGAAGGTTATAAATTAACAAAGAAGCAAATAAAAGAGGCAGTAAAGAGAGCTAAAACGTATACAAAAGAACAAATAAACAATATTACAGTATTAAACATGGGCAAAGTAACACCAATATATAGAATTTTAAAAGCAATAAAATATGAAAGAGTGATATAA
- a CDS encoding Uma2 family endonuclease produces MENIIPKNKKITYEEFEEIDSKTDEMLEFINGEIYLLSAPSVAHQRILTNLSTEFGIYFIDKKCKHFVAPLDVILQNDQEKHKVQPDITVICDEKGLTENNYTGVPELVVEILSPSTASKDYIIKMDLYMRFGVKEYWIVSPKNQEIQIFSLQDGVYGEPINFSKDEVLKSVIYDDLKIDLKNIF; encoded by the coding sequence ATGGAAAATATAATACCTAAAAACAAAAAAATTACTTATGAAGAATTCGAAGAAATAGACTCTAAAACTGATGAAATGCTCGAATTCATAAACGGCGAAATATATTTGTTATCCGCCCCTTCAGTGGCACACCAAAGAATTTTAACGAACTTATCGACAGAATTTGGAATATATTTTATAGATAAAAAGTGCAAACATTTTGTTGCCCCTTTAGATGTTATACTACAAAATGACCAAGAAAAGCACAAAGTACAGCCAGATATAACTGTTATTTGTGATGAAAAAGGACTCACTGAAAATAACTATACTGGAGTACCTGAACTTGTAGTGGAGATACTATCTCCTTCCACAGCATCAAAAGATTATATAATAAAAATGGATTTGTACATGAGGTTTGGAGTAAAAGAATACTGGATAGTATCACCAAAAAACCAAGAAATTCAGATATTCAGTTTGCAAGACGGCGTATACGGTGAACCAATTAATTTTTCAAAAGATGAGGTATTAAAATCGGTGATATACGATGACTTAAAAATTGATTTGAAAAATATATTTTAA
- a CDS encoding bifunctional 4-hydroxy-2-oxoglutarate aldolase/2-dehydro-3-deoxy-phosphogluconate aldolase → MKKQEIIEKLKQLKITAVIRNSDINTMFSLADALKKGGIEALEITVETPGALDVIKELNKENKYFVGAGTVLDAETARAAIIAGAKFIFTPVMRLDVIKLCNRYGIPVIPGATTPTEILTGYEAGADFIKVFPAGVFGPQYLKEILGPLKHIPIFVTGGINKNNIKDFILAGATGVSLGGALVDKDLIAKGMFDKITERAREFVNLVNQV, encoded by the coding sequence ATGAAAAAGCAGGAAATAATTGAAAAACTTAAACAACTTAAAATAACAGCTGTAATTAGAAATAGCGATATAAACACAATGTTTTCTTTAGCTGATGCCTTAAAAAAAGGTGGTATTGAAGCATTAGAAATAACTGTTGAAACTCCTGGTGCTTTAGATGTAATTAAAGAATTAAATAAAGAAAATAAATATTTTGTTGGAGCTGGAACAGTATTAGATGCAGAAACAGCGAGGGCTGCTATTATAGCTGGTGCGAAGTTTATATTTACACCAGTTATGAGACTTGATGTAATAAAATTGTGCAATAGGTATGGTATACCTGTAATTCCCGGTGCTACAACACCCACAGAAATTTTAACAGGTTATGAGGCAGGAGCAGATTTCATTAAAGTTTTCCCTGCGGGTGTATTTGGACCTCAATATTTAAAAGAAATTTTAGGGCCACTTAAACATATACCTATTTTTGTAACGGGAGGAATTAATAAAAATAATATTAAAGATTTCATTTTAGCAGGTGCAACAGGTGTATCATTAGGTGGAGCATTAGTAGATAAAGATCTTATAGCAAAAGGCATGTTTGACAAAATAACCGAAAGAGCCAGGGAGTTTGTAAATTTAGTAAATCAAGTTTAA